The Neurospora crassa OR74A linkage group IV, whole genome shotgun sequence genome has a segment encoding these proteins:
- a CDS encoding pfs domain-containing protein — protein sequence MATEQTDNPRSHSDYTIGWVCALAHESAAATAMLDVEHSPLTQRPNDTNSYTLGSIAKHNIVITCLPMGEIGTTAATTVVERMLSTFPSIRFGLMVGVGGGMPPKVRLGDVVVSVPSNHYPGVVQWDMGKTIQGSKEEDESFERTGSLNRPPHILLTAVNNLKAQHERRPSRIPEFLKQLESNSPMMASRYLRSEALKDVLFQSQYLHHTCSDESRLDPRLLLLKVFSILKFILQLFVLGSWKHNIPQPQSLPHTQHAQPGPDDSDKLCALGLESDALDDEEDDGDCRFCDSTKVIERKPPARKMRIHYGLIVSGNQVIKNALSRDKLNAEFGGHVLCIEMEAAGLMNNFPCLVIRGTCDYADSHKNKRWQRHAAAVAAAYAKELLHVVRPVDVNGERAAFDIIKEVKQKVVETAENVNYLKRGLQRREDLDVLDWLTPINFGSQHSLSRDKQQRGTGTWFLNSAKYQTWRDEDRKVLFCEGIPGAGKTILSSIVIEDVTNITHSLAGEIEAAYIYCDYRRQGEQTALTLLSSLTKQLCLSKESLSPGVGALHAKHTSKSTRPSLQEVTQALKDVIKHFTRVYVIVDALDELLDDEDHRTAFVDGLRNLGQSSPNLKLFVTSRPLLTDISQFFDDAAKVEVSANQDDLRRYVDGRFSKMPVSSPLRANEVLQQEVKDTISQAARGMFLLAQLYMDSLRDKSTPKEVRDVLQGMQHQNNASKKFSVEERLYKAYDETMARIDKQELGFRDRATQILLWITHAERPLSTDELRHALAVEIGSNELDEDNLVARLDVSICAGLAIVDYKTQEVRLVHYTTQEYLEQRHFKLSWSINPHNTITEVCVTYLMYSIFKSGPCTLHDQYLERISKYSLYLYAAKYWVEHARLSSEASKFLPDFLQCKEAMRAAAQADYIGLKKFIWTFESWETRESKYAPRSAFHLAVKYGLHKAAEALPERSEDLDALYERKTPLYMALRNGDMTMARTLLRKGAQVRVLGGTPVLEAFTGEIYRKFECDVSMVEDLLNNGAEIANSVGDCPLLFAAAGSGHEQLVALLLQRGANPETLGELYWTSGKVTSLFTATHEGHLGTAMILWKSGADPNRSFPEYNLSALHRAVENGHEQLVEMFLGTENGMQLSISGDSPVDISRVESLDYGLKAESIDLAKECNSISAQIAVDIESQDVNGHTPLALAAKLGYCCVAGILLRRGANIEGRAKENEFPSQESWIRNEYYGNRRQETPLLLATRKQRSDMVKLLLEKGADIEARNYRGETPLLVAVDKEQSEMVKLFLEKGANIEAADEDGWTPLLAAAYRGNAHLVELLLQNGADIEAAAPDRYTPLLMAAEEGNSLVFELLLQNGANIEATNSNGCTPLFAAIYTSDAHLVELLVDKGADTFAINGDGHTTLMMAAANGDSRLAELFLQKGVKINAVNERRETALFCAVVNGRASLVKFLLNNGATIEPQDKHGLLKPLAWAEFLGHTDVVRVLVEECPNIRNREDDGETLLCLAVRGAEEYWVDRLLEKGAQTEERNGRDQIPLEVALDMNNKDTVDALCYADADIESTDSQGRKHLVHAISKGLVECLKVLLLYGAKTDTGTFNSQTLFEMAYEGGSQAHRKVYRVLMEHGGFTLDTIPAGHSDWLRYDEEGALSVYEAIDESLIDNVSRADLAGEDLDGVAPILDPLQYLPVWVDLIRAII from the exons ATGGCGACCGAACAAACCGACAACCCCAGGTCACATAGCGATTACACCATAGGATGGGTCTGCGCACTCGCCCATGAAAGTGCAGCAGCAACGGCGATGCTCGACGTCGAACATAGTCCTCTCACGCAAAGACCCAATGATACCAATTCATACACCCTCGGGTCAATCGCGAAACACAACATTGTCATCACTTGTCTCCCGATGGGAGAAATTGGCACAACTGCAGCAACCACCGTTGTAGAGCGAATGTTATCTACATTTCCCTCCATCCGCTTCGGGTTGATGGTCGGTGTCGGTGGAGGCATGCCGCCCAAAGTTCGTCTGGGAGATGTTGTTGTCTCCGTACCGTCAAATCATTATCCTGGCGTGGTTCAGTGGGACATGGGAAAGACAATACAAGGATcaaaagaggaggacgaatcCTTCGAACGGACTGGCTCGTTGAACAGACCACCTCATATTCTGTTGACAGCGGTGAATAATCTCAAAGCACAACATGAGCGGCGACCATCCCGAATCCCCGAGTTTCTGAAACAGCTAGAGAGCAACTCGCCAATGATGGCTTCAAGGTATCTGAGGTCAGAGGCTCTCAAGGACGTACTATTCCAGTCTCAATACCTCCACCACACATGCAGCGATGAATCACGGCTAGACCCGCGACTGCTTTTACTCAAAGTCTTTTCGATTCTCAAATTCATACTCCAACTTTTTGTCCTCGGGTCATGGAAACACAATATCCCGCAACCGCAATCACTCCCGCACACTCAGCATGCTCAACCTGGCCCAGATGACTCGGATAAGTTATGCGCTTTAGGTCTGGAATCTGATGCgcttgatgacgaggaagacgatgGTGATTGTCGCTTCTGTGATTCCACCAAGGTCATCGAGAGAAAGCCACCAGCACGGAAGATGCGAATTCACTACGGATTGATAGTCTCGGGTAATCAAGTCATCAAGAACGCGCTCTCTCGTGATAAGCTTAACGCTGAATTTGGTGGCCATGTTCTCTGTATAGAGATGGAAGCCGCTGGGTTGATGAACAACTTCCCATGTCTGGTCATACGGGGAACTTGTGATTATGCGGACTCGCATAAAAACAAGAGATGGCAGAGACACGCCGCCGCTGTTGCGGCTGCCTATGCAAAGGAGCTTCTGCACGTGGTGCGGCCGGTGGATGTGAACGGAGAGCGAGCAGCATTCGATATCATCAAAGAAG TCAAGCAGAAGGTTGTGGAGACGGCGGAGAATGTAAACTACCTTAAACGCGGACTGCAGCGGCGAGAAGATCTGGATGTACTGGACTGGCTCACACCGATAAACTTTGGGTCACAACACAGCCTTTCTCGGGATAAGCAACAAAGAGGCACCGGTACGTGGTTCCTCAATTCGGCCAAGTACCAAACATGGAGAGATGAGGACCGGAAGGTACTGTTCTGTGAAGGCATCCCAGGGGCTGGGAAAACAATTCTGTCTTCCATCGTCATTGAAGATGTGACGAATATTACCCATTCTCTGGCCGGCGAAATTGAGGCTGCTTATATATACTGTGATTACAGACGCCAGGGCGAACAAACAGCCCTCACACTTCTGTCCAGTCTCACAAAGCAGTTGTGCCTCTCAAAGGAATCTTTGTCGCCTGGTGTTGGAGCACTACATGCGAAACACACATCCAAGTCCACCAGACCATCTCTCCAGGAAGTAACTCAGGCATTGAAGGACGTCATCAAGCACTTTACTCGAGTCTATGTTATTGTTGACGCACTTGACGAATTGCTCGATGATGAAGACCATCGGACGGCTTTTGTGGACGGACTTCGAAATCTTGGACAGTCTTCCCCAAATCTTAAGCTATTCGTCACTTCAAGGCCACTTCTTACAGACATTAGCCAATTCTTCGACGATGCCGCCAAAGTAGAAGTTTCTGCCAACCAGGATGACCTGAGGAGATACGTGGACGGGCGCTTTTCAAAAATGCCAGTCTCATCGCCGCTCCGCGCCAACGAGGTTCTACAGCAAGAGGTGAAAGACACGATATCACAAGCCGCCCGCGGAAT GTTCCTTTTGGCGCAGTTATATATGGACTCACTCAGAGACAAGTCTACGCCCAAAGAAGTGCGCGATGTATTGCAAGGTATGCAACATCAGAACAATGCCTCAAAGAAGTTCTCGGTAGAGGAACGACTCTACAAAGCCTATGACGAAACCATGGCGCGGATCGACAAGCAAGAACTAGGCTTTCGGGATCGTGCAACGCAAATTCTTCTCTGGATCACGCACGCAGAACGACCTCTTTCGACAGACGAACTCAGGCATGCCCTCGCTGTTGAGATTGGTAGCAACGAGTTGGATGAAGACAATCTCGTTGCCCGCCTGGATGTGTCAATTTGCGCTGGACTGGCAATCGTCGACTATAAAACCCAAGAAGTCCGCCTGGTCCATTACACTACGCAAGAATATCTGGAACAGCGCCACTTCAAACTGTCCTGGAGCATAAACCCGCATAACACAATCACGGAAGTTTGTGTCACCTACCTCATGTACTCCATTTTCAAGAGCGGGCCTTGCACTCTCCATGACCAGTATCTTGAGCGGATCTCAAAATACTCGCTTTATTTGTATGCTGCGAAGTACTGGGTCGAGCATGCTCGTCTCTCTTCTGAGGCCTCCAAGTTTCTTCCGGACTTCTTGCAGTGTAAAGAGGCCATGAGAGCTGCAGCTCAGGCTGATTATATTgggttaaagaagtttatttgGACATTTGAGAGCTGGGAGACAAGAGAAAGTAAATATGCACCCCGATCGGCATTTCACTTGGCTGTGAAGTATGGCCTTCACAAAGCTGCAGAAGCACTTCCCGAAAGAAGTGAGGATCTGGACGCCTTATATGAGCGAAAAACACCACTCTACATGGCCTTAAGGAACGGAGACATGACTATGGCCCGGACTCTCCTTCGCAAGGGAGCGCAAGTTCGCGTACTAGGTGGAACCCCAGTACTTGAAGCCTTTACTGGCGAAATATACCGCAAATTCGAGTGTGACGTGTCGATGGTTGAAGATCTGCTCAACAATGGAGCTGAGATAGCAAATTCTGTGGGAGATTGCCCTTTACTATTCGCTGCAGCTGGATCTGGTCACGAGCAACTTGTTGCTCTCCTATTACAAAGGGGTGCTAACCCGGAGACTTTGGGTGAATTATATTGGACGAGTGGCAAAGTCACATCCCTGTTTACTGCAACTCACGAAGGGCACTTGGGGACAGCAATGATTTTGTGGAAGTCTGGAGCCGATCCAAATCGAAGTTTTCCTGAGTACAACCTGTCTGCGCTCCATAGAGCTGTCGAAAATGGACACGAACAACTTGTCGAGATGTTTCTTGGAACAGAAAATGGTATGCAACTCAGCATCTCCGGAGATTCTCCGGTTGATATTTCCCGCGTCGAGTCCCTGGACTATGGCCTCAAAGCAGAGAGCATCGACTTGGCTAAGGAGTGCAACTCGATCTCAGCCCAGATAGCCGTGGACATTGAGTCTCAAGATGTTAATGGTCATACCCCGTTAGCATTGGCGGCAAAATTAGGTTATTGCTGTGTTGCTGGGATCCTGTTACGCCGTGGTGCTAATATTGAGGGTCGGGCCAAAGAAAATGAGTTTCCGTCTCAGGAAAGTTGGATTAGGAATGAGTACTATGGAAACCGCCGCCAGGAAACTCCACTCCTACTGGCGACTCGTAAGCAGAGAAGCGATATGGTCAAGCTTCTCCTTGAGAAAGGTGCCGATATTGAGGCTCGGAACTACCGCGGGGAAACTCCACTATTAGTGGCAGTTGATAAGGAGCAAAGCGAAATGGTTAAACTTTTCCTGGAGAAAGGTGCCAATATCGAGGCTGCGGATGAAGACGGGTGGACGCCATTGCTGGCGGCAGCATACAGAGGGAATGCTCATTTGGTCGAGCTACTTCTGCAAAATGGTGCCGACATTGAGGCTGCGGCTCCAGATAGGTATACGCCATTGCTCATGGCAGCAGAAGAGGGAAATTCCCTTGTATTCGAGCTACTTCTTCAAAATGGTGCTAATATCGAGGCTACGAATTCAAATGGTTGTACGCCATTGTTTGCAGCAATTTATACAAGCGATGCTCACCTCGTTGAGCTCCTTGTCGACAAGGGGGCCGACACTTTCGCAATAAATGGTGACGGACATACTACGCTGATGATGGCAGCGGCAAATGGAGACTCTCGTCTGGCGGAGCTATTTCTTCAAAAGGGTGTCAAGATCAATGCAGTAAATGAGCGAAGAGAGACCGCGCTGTTCTGCGCGGTTGTCAATGGGCGCGCTTCTCTCGTCAAGTTCCTTCTCAACAACGGTGCGACTATCGAGCCTCAGGACAAACATGGATTGCTAAAGCCCTTAGCTTGGGCAGAGTTTTTAGGTCACACGGATGTTGTTCGAGTGCTCGTCGAAGAGTGTCCTAATATCAGGAATCGAGAGGACGATGGTGAAACTCTGCTCTGTCTGGCTGTAAGAGGGGCAGAGGAATACTGGGTCGATAGACTCCTGGAGAAGGGGGCCCAAACTGAAGAAAGGAATGGACGCGATCAAATCCCACTGGAGGTTGCTTTGGACATGAATAATAAGGACACGGTCGATGCACTCTGCTACGCAGATGCTGACATTGAGAGTACGGACTCTCAAGGTCGCAAACATCTGGTACACGCTATCTCCAAGGGGTTGGTGGAATGCCTGAAGGTGCTACTTCTGTATGGGGCCAAGACGGACACTGGCACCTTCAATTCGCAGACCTTGTTTGAGATGGCATACGAGGGTGGCTCCCAAGCTCATCGGAAAGTGTATCGAGTACTGATGGAGCACGGAGGTTTCACACTTGATACAATACCGGCGGGACACTCGGATTGGCTAAGATATGACGAGGAAGGTGCATTATCGGTTTATGAAGCGATAGACGAAAGCCTGATCGACAATGTCTCAAGGGCGGATCTTGCAGGTGAAGATCTAGACGGAGTAGCACCGATCTTGGATCCGCTACAGTATCTACCCGTGTGGGTGGATCTCATCCGAGCCATCATTTGA
- a CDS encoding mitochondria fission 1 protein, with protein MTQLPYAVDAETPLNPAELNVLRAQYEKEGEMVGVQTKFNYAWGLVKSNVRADQHLGVMLLSEIFRTSPERRRECLYYLALGNYKLGNYAQARKYNDALLENEPANLQAANLRALIDDKVTKEGLMGVAIISGVAVAAGVIGGVLLRNLGRKR; from the exons ATGACACAACTTCCCT ATGCAGTGGATGCGGAAAC TCCGCTCAACCCCGCCGAGCTCAATGTTCTCCGGGCGCAAtatgagaaggagggagagatggTTGGCGTCCAGACCAAGTTCAACTACGCATGG GGCCTAGTAAAGTCCAACGTACGAGCCGACCAACACCTCGGTGTCATGCTGCTATCAGAAATCTTCCGAACATCGCCCGAGCGCCGCCGCGAATGCCTATACTACCTCGCCCTCGGCAACTACAAGCTCGGTAACTACGCGCAAGCGAGGAAATACAACGACGCCCTCCTAGAAAACGAGCCGGCAAACCTCCAGGCCGCCAACCTCCGAGCCCTGATTGACGACAAGGTGACCAAGGAGGGCTTGATGGGAGTGGCCATCATTAGTGGTGTGGCGGTTGCCGCCGGTGTCATAGGAGGCGTTTTGCTCAGGAACTTGGGCCGCAAGAGGTAG
- a CDS encoding Cut9 interacting protein Scn1 → MCPSTGESIPHEVPKRDDDEAPKEPFPWHVGVYDAHCHPTDTMASISSINNMQARLLTIMATRGQDQDLVASVAEQHGITDLNELRESSSSETPKKVVPAFGWHPWFSHQLYDDSKDEEEEEEGEEVTDVQAHNRKTKHYSTVLSPPPDADFIASLPDPIPLSKFLQETRQRLLAHPTALVGEIGLDKAFRLPWGKVNESSSSSRNDGDLTPGGREGRMLSPYHVKMAHQVDVLKAQLRLAGELGRPVSLHGVQAHGVLFDALASLWKGHEKEVVSRKKQKMIAKGVSEDFSSSSSDEEEESDYSEFGLVGEPKQLHKIMKPKKKPYKPKPKPFPPRACLHSFSGPPQVLKQYLDPKIPVKCYFSFSMVINLGTAGGEAKFADVIRACPDGQVLVESDLHVAGEDMDGYLEDIARRICEIKGWGLEEGMQRIRRNYEEFLFG, encoded by the coding sequence ATGTGTCCCTCCACCGGCGAATCAATACCTCATGAAGTTCCCAAAAGAGACGATGATGAAGCTCCCAAAGAGCCCTTCCCATGGCACGTTGGTGTCTACGACGCCCACTGTCATCCCACCGACACCATGGCTTCCATCTCCAGCATAAACAACATGCAAGCTCGACTTCTCACCATCATGGCCACACGCGGTCAAGACCAAGACCTCGTCGCCTCCGTAGCCGAGCAGCACGGCATCACAGACTTGAACGAGCTGCGCGAAAGCAGTTCATCCGAAACCCCCAAGAAGGTCGTCCCAGCGTTCGGCTGGCACCCTTGGTTCTCTCACCAGCTCTACGATGACTccaaagacgaagaagaagaagaagaaggagaagaggtcACGGATGTACAGGCACACAATAGAAAAACTAAGCACTACTCTACCGTTCTATCGCCCCCTCCCGATGCCGATTTCATCGCTTCTCTCCCCGATCCCATTCCTCTCAGCAAGTTTCTCCAAGAAACCCGCCAACGCCTGCTCGCCCACCCCACAGCCCTGGTCGGCGAAATCGGCCTTGACAAAGCGTTTCGTCTCCCGTGGGGCAAAGTGAATgagtcgtcctcgtcctcgcgcAACGACGGCGACCTAACACCGGGCGGTCGAGAAGGACGGATGCTCAGTCCTTACCACGTCAAGATGGCGCACCAGGTCGACGTTCTCAAAGCCCAACTTCGCCTGGCAGGCGAGCTGGGTCGTCCCGTCTCTCTACACGGCGTGCAGGCTCACGGCGTGTTATTCGATGCCTTGGCGTCGCTGTGGAAGGGACatgagaaggaggtggtgtcgcggaagaagcaaaagatgATTGCCAAGGGCGTGTCGGAGGAtttttcctcctcgtctagtgatgaggaggaggaatccGATTACTCGGAATTTGGGCTTGTGGGGGAGCCCAAGCAACTACACAAAATCAtgaagcccaagaagaagccgtaCAAACCGAAACCGAAACCGTTCCCGCCGAGGGCGTGTCTACATTCCTTCAGCGGGCCGCCGCAGGTGTTGAAGCAGTATTTGGATCCCAAGATCCCGGTCAAGTGCTACTTTTCGTTTTCCATGGTGATTAATCTGGGGACGGCGGGCGGAGAGGCCAAGTTTGCGGATGTGATTCGGGCGTGTCCGGATGGGCAGGTGCTGGTGGAGAGCGATTTGCATGTGGCGGGCGAGGATATGGATGGGTATTTGGAGGATATTGCGAGGAGGATATGTGAGATAAAGGGGtgggggttggaggaggggatgcagaggataaggaggaatTATGAAGAGTTTTTGTTTGGTTGA
- a CDS encoding Zn(II)2Cys6 transcription factor — protein MWMSGYPVGGDSSQQQRRFGSSSRRGSMNPHPHPLSSAEPVTAAAAFAPAPASVSAPSAQPRHLPGPVDTRSRPGPGVSLTHSHAGPGPMVLTPSSAASSTVYVASPSSADAYHHSHYHHHHQGGHHHSHHSHSHSHSHSRSLSNTSSVTAAAGPASGPGHGGGASSSSSTQNPYGPRLTRAGAAGYSSSNSSSTNVAGVKRESTDDLQGVNGDYSSNGHHHNGPLSGLGGTTPRWSGSGPSESVEGDSSATSPTSTTTGGGGPQRKKQKRNKPTLSCFECVERKTKCDRGRPHCLACIKRQTECKYAHVANLLEETSRSAANGRRMTKPPRKKTDQASSHTSSLFTAVPNAADRILSNGRIPLGSIATSTGLLSNVPFSAPGSSNVFGIGSEHPFANYWTCNGGLPEVIDVLPAKMQVDLVLDRYFECVDPVYPMIHRQTFFADYEHFWTMSLEEKHKCDSAFIALVFVMLALGTQFVESKLSERERQQTAEFYASAANQALRVGSYMSMASITSIQAMVLMTYFLINDNHASDGWAFGGILMRQAYAMGLHRDPNIVVPTAPLFIKQQRRKVWQAVLLQDTFLTVLLSLPPSATHTDVKVEDLVSNLDPSTSSLSQISIDACDDPTDIAYLRGSWTLANLVQETICSPRSLDVPICTTVRHKSKLVADFRAVYRSFPDIFRSWDVAMLTQMAECNKRIVRQTLFLSSNYFHNLMLVHASESADVPVNVRGTLEAAHDAITAFFVLFSLFETEARVWWVFNHRAFLEALCIGNVLREAAKEEGGVEAMGKDPLFVRARGDIHQMLNIMRAMSEGEQGSETARTRVQVLSEFL, from the exons ATGTGGATGTCTGGGTATCCTGTCGGTGGTGACAGcagtcagcagcagcgacgtttcggcagcagcagtcgtCGTGGCTCGATGAATCCGCATCCGCATCCGCTCTCGTCAGCGGAGCCCGtcaccgctgccgccgcatTTGCACCTGCACCTGCATCGGTATCCGCTCCCTCCGCACAGCCAAGACATTTGCCGGGTCCGGTGGATACCAGATCCCGGCCCGGGCCCGGGGTGAGTCTGACCCATTCTCATGCGGGGCCGGGCCCCATGGTCCTCACCCCGAGCTCGGCCGCTTCTTCCACCGTCTATGTCGCCTCGCCGAGTTCGGCCGATGCGTACCACCATTcgcactaccaccaccaccaccaagggggccaccaccacagtcACCACTCCcattcccactcccactcccactcccgcTCCTTGTCCAACACAAGTAGTGTTACAGCCGCCGCGGGACCCGCATCCGGTCCCGGacacggtggtggtgcgtcgtcatcatcatccacacAAAACCCATATGGCCCCCGGTTAACAAGAGCGGGAGCGGCGGGgtacagcagcagcaacagcagcagcaccaacgTTGCTGGCGTTAAGCGCGAATCCACCGATGATCTACAAGGCGTCAACGGGGACTACTCCTCCAACGGTCACCACCACAATGGACCCTTGTCCGGGCTTGGCGGCACCACTCCCAGGTGGAGTGGCAGTGGCCCGAGTGAGAGCGTCGAAGGAGATAGCAGTGCTACCTCGCCAACGTCGACAACAacgggaggtggagggccccagaggaagaagcagaaacgGAATAAACCGACCTTGTCTTGTTTTGAGTGTGTTGAGAGGAAGACAAAG TGTGATCGAGGTCGACCTCATTGTTTAGCAT GTATCAAACGCCAAACCGAATGCAAATATGCCCACGTCGCCAACCTCCTTGA AGAAACATCCCGCAGCGCTGCCAACGGCCGCCGAATGACCAAGCCACCACGGAAAAAGACCGACCAAGCATCCTCGCACACCAGCTCTCTTTTCACCGCTGTCCCCAACGCCGCAGACCGCATCTTGAGCAATGGCCGAATCCCTCTTGGCTCCATAGCGACCTCAACCGGCCTCCTCTCCAACGTGCCCTTTTCCGCTCCCGGCTCCTCCAACGTGTTCGGCATCGGCTCCGAACACCCCTTTGCCAACTACTGGACCTGCAACGGCGGGCTTCCCGAAGTCATCGACGTGCTCCCCGCCAAAATGCAGGTCGACCTCGTTCTCGACCGGTACTTTGAATGCGTCGACCCGGTTTATCCCATGATCCACCGGCAGACATTCTTCGCCGACTACGAGCACTTTTGGACCATGAGCCTGGAGGAGAAACACAAGTGCGATTCAGCCTTCATTGCGCTGGTGTTTGTGATGCTGGCGCTGGGGACGCAGTTTGTGGAGAGTAAACTCAGCGAGAGGGAGCGCCAGCAGACTGCCGAGTTTTATGCGAGCGCGGCGAACCAGGCGTTGAGGGTGGGAAGCTATATGAGCATGGCGAGCATTACGAGTATCCAGGCCATGGTTCTGATGACATACTTTTTGATTAACGATAATCACGCTTCGGACGGATGGGCGTTTGGGGGCATTTTAATGCGGCAGGCGTATGCTATGGGCTTGCATCGCGATCCTAATATTG TCGTCCCCACCGCCCCCCTCTTCATCAAACAACAACGCCGGAAAGTCTGGCAAgccgtcctcctccaagacACCTTCCTCACCGTCCTTCTCTCCCTGCCCCCCTCCGCCACCCACACCGACGTCAAAGTCGAAGACCTCGTCTCCAACCTGGACccgtccacctcctccttgtctcAAATCTCCATCGACGCCTGCGACGACCCTACCGACATCGCCTACCTCCGCGGCTCCTGGACTTTGGCCAACCTCGTCCAAGAAACCATCTGCTCCCCCCGTTCTCTGGATGTACCCATCTGCACCACAGTCCGACACAAATCCAAACTCGTCGCCGATTTCCGTGCAGTCTACCGCTCGTTCCCCGATATCTTTCGGTCATGGGACGTGGCCATGCTAACCCAAATGGCTGAGTGTAACAAGCGGATCGTGCGGCAAACGCTGTTTTTGAGCTCCAACTACTTTCACAACCTAATGCTCGTACACGCCAGCGAGAGCGCAGACGTCCCTGTCAATGTGCGCGGCACGCTGGAGGCGGCGCACGATGCCATCACGGCGTTCTTTGTGCTGTTTTCGCTTTTTGAGACGGAGGCAAGAGTGTGGTGGGTTTTCAACCATCGGGCCTTCTTGGAGGCGCTGTGTATAGGGAATGTGTTGCGGGAGgcggccaaggaggaaggcGGGGTGGAAGCGATGGGGAAGGATCCGCTGTTTGTTAGAGCCAGGGGGGATATTC ATCAAATGCTCAATATCATGAGAGCGATGAGTGAGGGGGAACAAGGCTCGGAAACGGCGAGGACGAGGGTGCAGGTTTTGAGCGAGTTCCTTTGA